The DNA region ACCACTGCAAGCTGCACACACCACGCATCTCACCCGTCCTTTCAACGCACTTTGCTTAAACGCTATAAACCAGCCCATGCAAATCCGGGGCCGAACCACAGAAAAACCGTCAGTTCAGCGCAATCACCTGCTAAAAAAGCGAAAGGCGTCAGCTTTTTGTGATACAGGATGCCGTTATCGGCAGCGAAAGGAGGAGTGCGGGAGAGAAAGCGCGGGAAAAAACTGTTGGTTTTGCACCTGAGTGGTGCGCAGGCTGGTGATTTTGCGAAGGTACCGAATAGGGATCTGCAACTGGCTAACAGTAGGCCATTTACGCGATGAAAAATAAAAAAGGTTTGCAAGCGCTAACCTGCAAACCCTTTCCAGATATGGTAGCTAGAGGCGGACTTGAACCGCCGACCCCAGCATTATGAGTGCTGTGCTCTAACCGGCTGAGCTATCTAGCCATAAATGAGAGGCGCGCATTTTGGCGATAGAGAAGGGCGCTGTCAACCTTGAATTAGTGTCGGAAAGCCTGTCCCTGTATATCCACTAATGCGGCCCAAGGCCGATGCAGGTATGATGCACAGCGTTTTTCACCCAACCTCGGGGCCCTTGGCGGCATCTGGTGCCGATCTGGTCGATAGCCTCGTTGTAGACGTTAACTCCTTGATAGATAAGGCCTAGCATGGAATTTATCGATTTGGCGCCCAGCGCCCATGCACGGGGGGCTGTGCAGTTACCCGGCTCCAAGAGTATTTCCAATCGCACCCTGTTACTGGCGGCCCTGGCGCAAGGCGAGACCCAGATCCGCGACCTGCTGAAATCCGATGACACGGATCGCATGCTTGAAGCGCTGACCTCCCTGGGGGTAACGCTGACCAGGACCGGTGAAAATGACTATCACCTGGTGGGCACTGGTGGCAGCTTTCCCCATAAAGAGGCAGACCTGTTCCTGGGGAATGCGGGGACAGCGTTTCGTCCATTAACTGCTGCTTTGGCGTTTTCCGGTGGCACCTACAAGCTCCATGGTGTACCGCGTATGCACGAGCGCCCTATCGGCGACCTGGTTGATGCCCTGCGCCAGGTGGGGGCGGATATCACTTATCTGGGACAGGAAGGCTTCCCTCCGCTGCTGATTAAACCGGCGCACATTGCTGCGCAAGGCAGTATCAAGATTCGCGGTGATGTCTCCAGCCAATTCCTGACCGCCTTGTTAATGGCCTTGCCGATGACCGGCAAGGAGACTCACATTGAGCTGGTGAGCGAGCTCATCTCCAAACCCTATATCGAGATTACCCTGCGCCTGATGGCCCAGTTCGGTGTAGAGGTTCAGCGCGATGGCTGGGAGCGTTTTACCGTCCCGGCGGCCAGTGGCTATGTGAGCCCCGGTACTGTTTATGTCGAGGGTGATGCATCTTCCGCCTCTTACTTCCTGGCTGCCGGGGCATTGGGTGGCGGCCCGGTGCGTGTGCAGGGGGTGGGTGCCAAGAGTATCCAGGGGGATGTGGCCTTTGCCGATGCCCTGGAGGCTATAGGGGTGACCATTACCAAAGGGGATAACTGGATCGAAGCGTCTGCACCCCAATTACCACTCAAGGCCTTTAATCGTGATTTCAACCATATTCCCGATGCCGCCATGACCCTGGCGGTGGTGGCGCTCTTTTGCGATGGGCCCTCGCGCCTGACCAATATCGCCAGCTGGCGGGTGAAGGAAACTGATCGTATTGCGGCCATGGCGACCGAACTGCGCAAATTGGGAGCTATTGTGGAAGAGGGTGAGGATTGGCTGCAGGTTACACCCGTACCCACGCTCAACGCCCAGGTGCCGATTGATACCTACGATGATCACCGTATGGCCATGTGCTTTTCCCTGGCAACCTTTGGCGGGGTGCCGGTGCGTATCAATGATCCCCAGTGCACAGCTAAAACCTTCCCCACCTATTTTGATGTCTTCAGTCAGGTAGTGAGCTAATGGATACACCAATATTTTCCATCGACTTTAAGGTGCGCGATTACGAGTGCGATATGCAGGGCGTGGTTAATAATGCGGTGTACCAGAATTACCTGGAGCATGCCCGCCACGAATTCCTGTTGGCGAAAGGTATTAATTTTGCCGAGCTTGCGCGGCAGAAAATCAACCTGGTGGTGTTGCGCGCCGAGCTGGATTACAAGCTGTCGCTGACCAGTGGTGATGAGTTTTATATCACGGTTGAACTGGCGCAATCATCCCGGGTGCGCTTTGATTTTTTGCAGCATATTTATCGCAGGGCGGATAACAGGCTTATGCTCGCCGCCAAGATTACCGGAACCTCGGTGAATGAGCGCGGCAGGCCGTTTGTGCCGGACGTAATTGCCGGCTTGCTGGCATCCGGCTCACTGGTGTTGGAGTAGGTAGCGGCTGGCTGTTATTGGCTTCCGAAGGCCGCTTGTAGATGCTGCAGACGGCTTTTTTATTGCGTATCAAAAAAACTCAGGGGATATTCGGGGATGCCCTATTTTGTTTCCTCGGGTGACGTTCAATTGCTGTTTTTGTCGATTATTTTTACATTTTTGTATGTTCGTGTGATTTTTGTCATAAAAATACGATGATAATCAACGGGTTACTGCTATGGCGTACAAATTGCTTATTCATTTATGGTTTTAAAAATATTTTTTATATAGCCATGCATTTGGGGAGTGATCTTATGTTGATCAATC from Cellvibrio japonicus Ueda107 includes:
- the aroA gene encoding 3-phosphoshikimate 1-carboxyvinyltransferase produces the protein MEFIDLAPSAHARGAVQLPGSKSISNRTLLLAALAQGETQIRDLLKSDDTDRMLEALTSLGVTLTRTGENDYHLVGTGGSFPHKEADLFLGNAGTAFRPLTAALAFSGGTYKLHGVPRMHERPIGDLVDALRQVGADITYLGQEGFPPLLIKPAHIAAQGSIKIRGDVSSQFLTALLMALPMTGKETHIELVSELISKPYIEITLRLMAQFGVEVQRDGWERFTVPAASGYVSPGTVYVEGDASSASYFLAAGALGGGPVRVQGVGAKSIQGDVAFADALEAIGVTITKGDNWIEASAPQLPLKAFNRDFNHIPDAAMTLAVVALFCDGPSRLTNIASWRVKETDRIAAMATELRKLGAIVEEGEDWLQVTPVPTLNAQVPIDTYDDHRMAMCFSLATFGGVPVRINDPQCTAKTFPTYFDVFSQVVS
- a CDS encoding acyl-CoA thioesterase, which produces MDTPIFSIDFKVRDYECDMQGVVNNAVYQNYLEHARHEFLLAKGINFAELARQKINLVVLRAELDYKLSLTSGDEFYITVELAQSSRVRFDFLQHIYRRADNRLMLAAKITGTSVNERGRPFVPDVIAGLLASGSLVLE